A genomic region of Peptoniphilus sp. ING2-D1G contains the following coding sequences:
- a CDS encoding putative secreted protein (Hypothetical protein) produces the protein MLRKLKEKYKISIKRTLALTLATLMLLSGMPFSLLQGEVFAATPEGVYIHTWSGGSYDPANPQAVP, from the coding sequence GTGTTACGCAAACTGAAAGAAAAATATAAAATTAGCATTAAGCGCACGCTTGCACTTACACTTGCTACACTGATGTTGTTAAGTGGTATGCCCTTTAGCTTATTGCAAGGGGAGGTTTTTGCTGCGACGCCGGAGGGAGTGTATATTCACACATGGAGCGGCGGCTCCTACGACCCGGCGAACCCTCAGGCGGTGCCGTGA
- a CDS encoding B3/4 domain protein (This domain is found in tRNA synthetase beta subunits as well as in some non tRNA synthetase proteins; High confidence in function and specificity) produces the protein MSKFIADKSFFELFPDAKLGVLLIKNMENSNDSPIEVKKMLLAANEEAEKYLVKNQMSENPVVAVWREAFKKFKTKKGARCSIEALLKRVESGNIVGSINTLVDIYNSASLKYGMPCGSEDSDKFVGDMRLTITEGDDEFYAIGSTRNEPTYPGELCYKDDAGAVCRCFNWRDGQRTMITEDTKNAFLIMELVDMKRFDELKEALQFIKENAEKYLNADVSMHILDKDQSEIQL, from the coding sequence ATGAGTAAATTTATAGCGGACAAAAGTTTTTTTGAGTTGTTCCCCGATGCAAAATTGGGCGTTCTTTTGATAAAAAACATGGAAAATTCCAACGACAGTCCAATTGAAGTCAAAAAAATGCTCTTAGCAGCAAATGAAGAAGCGGAAAAATACCTCGTAAAAAATCAAATGAGCGAAAATCCGGTAGTTGCAGTTTGGAGAGAAGCCTTTAAAAAATTCAAGACCAAAAAAGGCGCAAGATGCTCCATAGAAGCTCTTTTAAAGAGAGTGGAAAGCGGAAATATCGTCGGGTCCATAAATACCCTTGTGGACATATACAACTCCGCATCTTTAAAATACGGGATGCCCTGCGGATCGGAAGATTCCGATAAGTTCGTGGGAGATATGAGACTTACAATCACAGAAGGCGATGACGAATTCTATGCCATCGGCTCCACGAGGAACGAACCCACCTATCCGGGTGAACTCTGCTACAAAGACGATGCGGGAGCTGTCTGCAGGTGCTTTAACTGGAGAGACGGACAAAGAACCATGATCACCGAAGATACAAAGAATGCCTTTCTGATAATGGAACTTGTGGATATGAAAAGATTTGACGAATTAAAAGAGGCTCTTCAATTCATAAAAGAAAATGCGGAAAAATATTTGAATGCGGATGTTTCAATGCATATATTGGACAAGGACCAAAGCGAAATTCAATTATAA
- a CDS encoding aminotransferase (Aminotransferase class-V is an evolutionary conserved protein domain. This domain is found in amino transferases, and other enzymes including cysteine desulphurase Aminotransferases share certain mechanistic features with other pyridoxal-phosphate dependent enzymes, such as the covalent binding of the pyridoxal-phosphate group to a lysine residue; High confidence in function and specificity) produces MKILCAGPTSINEKVLAKMSISKTNPDLDPNYKDYYKSVEEKYNKLINTHATTFFMLGEAIMTLEASICSLMEKGERVLVIYNGFFGEGFAESVENFGGKAIKYKGDFRRGIDVGELEEYLKTDHDFTLATLVHCETPSGISNDIKKICNLLHKYDILSVVDSVSGVGGEYVNFDDFKVDVLLCGSQKCLSAPTGIGMVTLSERAKDKIKNRKTKIPGYYLNFANYFLNDLAPFPYTVNENLIYALEEAIDEALAKDFTNLHLKYARITRQCLLNCGFELYARDHFSNTVTTVLNPKDIKSESILEKMRQRNIAISKGVGEITEKVFRIGHMGNNIDYDDFVLLFKNLDEVFAELGVELTDSLDKNFISLYDGYKS; encoded by the coding sequence ATGAAAATATTATGTGCAGGTCCCACCTCTATAAATGAGAAAGTCCTGGCTAAAATGAGCATATCTAAAACAAACCCCGATTTGGACCCCAATTACAAGGATTACTATAAATCCGTTGAAGAAAAATACAATAAACTCATAAATACCCATGCCACTACATTTTTTATGCTGGGAGAAGCTATAATGACTCTTGAAGCTTCCATCTGCTCTTTGATGGAAAAGGGTGAAAGAGTGCTTGTGATCTACAACGGGTTCTTCGGTGAAGGATTTGCCGAATCTGTTGAGAATTTCGGCGGAAAAGCCATTAAATACAAAGGTGATTTCAGAAGGGGAATAGATGTGGGCGAATTGGAAGAATATCTGAAAACCGACCACGATTTTACCTTGGCAACTCTGGTTCACTGCGAAACACCTTCGGGAATTTCCAATGACATAAAAAAAATCTGCAATCTTCTGCATAAATACGATATATTATCCGTTGTTGACAGCGTTTCAGGAGTTGGCGGAGAATATGTGAACTTTGATGATTTTAAAGTGGATGTTCTGCTTTGCGGTTCACAAAAATGTTTGAGCGCTCCCACAGGTATCGGTATGGTTACCCTGTCTGAGAGAGCAAAGGACAAAATCAAAAATCGAAAAACTAAAATACCCGGTTACTATTTAAACTTTGCAAACTACTTCTTAAATGATTTGGCCCCCTTTCCCTACACCGTAAACGAAAATCTAATCTATGCACTGGAAGAGGCTATAGATGAAGCTCTTGCAAAGGACTTTACAAATTTGCACTTAAAATATGCCCGAATCACAAGACAGTGTCTTCTAAACTGCGGATTTGAGCTCTATGCAAGGGATCATTTTTCAAATACCGTAACTACAGTACTAAATCCCAAGGACATAAAGAGCGAATCCATTTTAGAAAAAATGAGACAAAGAAACATCGCCATCTCCAAGGGAGTGGGCGAGATCACCGAAAAAGTATTCAGAATAGGACATATGGGCAACAACATCGACTATGATGATTTTGTCCTTTTATTTAAAAATCTCGATGAAGTATTTGCCGAATTAGGTGTGGAATTGACAGATTCCCTTGACAAAAACTTCATCAGTTTATACGATGGATATAAAAGTTGA
- a CDS encoding hypothetical protein (High confidence in function and specificity) produces MSSNFETLPTTLYLNPKYSLQIIRAELTSDLNIAIDLINLGDSQVNEITFEVKYKDKFDNWLFNGSSTFYNVKELSIEEGEIYYLKPIEIDQKFEDAKSLTIRISTVFLENSRMHTYNEVEYPFVLPVISENKSKRLKATFGSELITYAENTPNGWRCVCGVYNPKDLFECRNCKRNKDFVLSNLTESLINAKLVNLMSNSGFIDEKNKENMSSLTQTQMIKIAPTTDIIEKKRINKKIDDEGSNKKKTFTSIIVGLIAIVVLFAAIHFYSDYRDNRNFKEAKVYLEKGQYEEAIDLIEHLKNNPKYEISPLLEKAHALKRSEDFYEAGNKMMAQGKFIEAIKNYKQVISEDKDNYANSQNRISDLEELILQDAERYIEGNDYSGALNLLNQYLAVIDESAKAQNLKNSIIKYNSSKNTSNIDTSEEYVELEKSRAEIIRKAQSLIHTYQKIAIEKANLRTEPSLESEITSVLPKDSELYIYNTKIEGVERIWCEVTAVNSLTKEQFDGWVSSNTIEPKI; encoded by the coding sequence ATGAGCTCCAATTTTGAAACTTTACCCACTACACTTTATTTAAATCCGAAATACAGTCTTCAAATCATAAGAGCTGAGCTGACCAGCGATTTAAATATAGCAATTGATTTGATAAATTTAGGTGATAGTCAAGTAAATGAAATAACCTTTGAGGTTAAATACAAAGATAAATTCGATAACTGGCTTTTTAACGGTAGTTCAACCTTTTACAATGTAAAGGAACTTTCCATAGAAGAAGGAGAAATATATTATTTAAAGCCTATAGAAATAGATCAGAAATTTGAAGATGCAAAATCTCTGACTATTAGGATCAGCACGGTATTTCTTGAAAATTCCAGGATGCACACCTATAACGAGGTGGAGTATCCCTTTGTCTTGCCGGTAATTTCTGAAAATAAATCTAAAAGGTTGAAGGCCACCTTCGGCTCCGAATTGATCACCTATGCAGAAAATACTCCCAATGGTTGGAGATGTGTCTGCGGAGTTTACAATCCCAAAGATCTTTTCGAATGCCGAAATTGCAAAAGAAACAAGGATTTTGTTCTGTCAAATTTAACAGAATCCTTGATTAATGCCAAACTTGTAAACCTGATGTCCAACTCTGGATTCATCGATGAAAAAAACAAAGAAAATATGAGTTCTCTTACGCAGACTCAAATGATAAAAATCGCTCCGACTACGGACATCATTGAAAAAAAGAGAATAAATAAAAAAATAGATGATGAAGGCTCAAACAAGAAAAAAACCTTTACTTCGATCATTGTGGGGTTAATAGCTATAGTGGTGCTTTTTGCCGCCATACATTTCTATTCCGACTACAGAGACAACAGAAATTTCAAAGAAGCGAAGGTCTATCTCGAAAAAGGTCAATATGAAGAAGCCATAGATCTAATAGAACATCTAAAAAACAATCCCAAATATGAAATATCTCCTCTTCTGGAAAAGGCTCACGCTCTGAAAAGATCCGAAGATTTTTATGAAGCGGGAAATAAAATGATGGCTCAAGGCAAGTTTATAGAAGCCATCAAAAACTATAAGCAGGTAATTTCAGAGGATAAGGACAATTATGCGAATTCTCAAAATAGAATATCGGATTTGGAAGAGCTCATACTCCAAGACGCTGAAAGATACATTGAAGGCAACGACTACTCAGGCGCTTTGAACCTATTAAATCAATATCTTGCAGTGATTGATGAATCGGCAAAGGCTCAAAACTTAAAAAACTCAATAATTAAATACAACTCTTCCAAAAATACATCCAACATCGACACTTCGGAAGAATATGTGGAATTAGAAAAAAGCAGAGCGGAAATAATTAGAAAAGCGCAGTCTTTAATTCACACCTACCAAAAAATCGCCATTGAAAAGGCTAACTTAAGAACAGAGCCTTCTCTTGAATCGGAAATAACCTCAGTACTTCCAAAGGACTCTGAACTATATATCTACAACACGAAAATCGAAGGAGTTGAAAGAATCTGGTGCGAAGTAACAGCTGTAAACTCCTTGACAAAAGAACAATTTGACGGCTGGGTTTCAAGCAATACCATAGAACCTAAAATATAA
- a CDS encoding D-isomer specific 2-hydroxyacid dehydrogenase (A number of NAD-dependent 2-hydroxyacid dehydrogenases which seem to be specific for the D-isomer of their substrate have been shown to be functionally and structurally related. The catalytic domain contains a number of conserved charged residues which may play a role in the catalytic mechanism; High confidence in function and specificity), which produces MKVLFTGNFKEKVIEKIKNLGFDVDLATSKMVKEGDYSRDAEILCGSILLEKMDLREFKNLKIILTYSIGVDYLDHEYLRERGITLCNNKGAYAEPIGEWIIYDLMVIDKFGRQNIERQRNKIWKRRAVTYNLYNKKILFLGTGDIAKEAAKRLANFKMEIIGFNTRGKETDYFDRCVSLENLEETLAEADYVVMVLPLTKSTYKFMDKEKFYAMKEGAVFINVGRGETVDEKALIEALNNKLRGAALDVFEREPLLTDSPLWEMDNVYISPHIADLSEDSEERVLLNVMENLKRINSGKELINVVDFKKGY; this is translated from the coding sequence ATGAAAGTTTTATTTACGGGAAATTTCAAAGAAAAAGTTATAGAAAAAATTAAAAACCTCGGATTTGATGTGGATTTAGCAACGTCTAAAATGGTTAAAGAAGGCGATTATTCCAGAGATGCGGAAATTTTGTGCGGAAGCATATTGCTCGAAAAAATGGACTTAAGGGAATTTAAAAACTTAAAAATCATATTGACCTATTCCATAGGGGTGGACTATCTGGATCATGAATATCTAAGGGAAAGAGGCATAACTCTTTGCAACAATAAAGGTGCCTATGCTGAGCCAATAGGAGAATGGATAATTTATGATTTGATGGTGATAGACAAATTCGGAAGACAAAATATCGAAAGGCAAAGGAATAAAATCTGGAAGAGAAGAGCTGTAACCTATAATCTGTACAACAAGAAAATACTCTTCCTTGGAACGGGAGATATCGCCAAGGAAGCGGCGAAGAGACTTGCCAATTTCAAAATGGAAATCATAGGATTTAACACAAGGGGTAAAGAGACGGATTACTTCGACAGATGTGTATCCTTGGAAAACCTTGAGGAAACTCTTGCGGAAGCGGACTATGTTGTAATGGTGCTTCCTCTGACAAAAAGCACTTATAAGTTTATGGACAAGGAAAAATTTTATGCAATGAAAGAAGGAGCTGTGTTTATCAACGTGGGCAGAGGTGAAACGGTGGATGAAAAAGCTCTGATAGAAGCGCTGAATAACAAACTGAGGGGAGCGGCACTGGATGTATTTGAAAGGGAACCTCTTCTGACGGACAGTCCCCTTTGGGAGATGGACAATGTATATATAAGTCCGCATATCGCAGATTTGTCGGAGGATTCAGAAGAAAGAGTATTATTAAATGTAATGGAAAATTTAAAGCGAATAAACTCAGGAAAGGAATTAATCAATGTAGTTGACTTTAAAAAGGGCTATTGA
- the agcS gene encoding amino acid carrier protein (Sodium symporters can be divided by sequence and functional similarity into various groups. One such group is the sodium/alanine symporter family, the members of which transport alanine in association with sodium ions; High confidence in function and specificity), whose product MLDNLTGIITSMNDVLWGLPLMVSLVGFGILSTIYLSFPQIKRFGYAFKQTFGGLFSKDTSDESSLSSFQALATAIAAQVGTGNIGGVAGAIVAGGPGAVFWMWVTAIVGMSTISVEAILAQKYREKRDGKLIGGPAFYISKGLKNRGLEAPAKFLSTFFAVLSVLTLGWIGSMVQSNSISSALNEAFGIPLIVSGVIIATLAGFIYIGGIKRIGSFAEKVVPVMAVLYIIGSIIVLFKFNHMIIPVFTAIFEAAFSSKAVLGGAVGVSIKTAIRYGVARGLFSNEAGMGSTPNSHAVANVEHPVVQGCVAMVGVFIDTILICTATAVVILATGANNSGKEGVMITMEGFNIAFGDIGSKFLAIALVFFAFTTIVGWYYFGETNAKFLTKSKTAIRIYQVLAVLFIVLGSLQKVEFVWQLTDLFTGLLVIPNVIGLLILLKEVKELYNDFDRQMDTTGTLKYNYKD is encoded by the coding sequence ATGTTAGATAATCTTACAGGTATTATAACATCAATGAACGATGTATTGTGGGGATTGCCCTTAATGGTTTCTCTTGTGGGTTTTGGAATTCTATCAACTATTTATCTTAGTTTCCCACAAATAAAAAGATTCGGTTACGCTTTTAAACAAACCTTCGGTGGTCTTTTCAGCAAGGACACTTCCGACGAAAGCTCTCTTTCATCTTTTCAGGCACTTGCTACAGCTATAGCAGCTCAAGTAGGTACGGGAAATATAGGCGGAGTTGCAGGAGCAATAGTTGCAGGAGGTCCGGGAGCTGTTTTTTGGATGTGGGTTACCGCCATAGTGGGAATGTCCACAATTTCTGTAGAAGCTATCCTTGCACAAAAATACAGAGAGAAAAGAGACGGTAAATTAATAGGAGGACCTGCTTTCTACATAAGCAAGGGCTTAAAAAATCGCGGACTTGAGGCTCCTGCCAAATTTTTATCTACATTTTTTGCTGTTTTATCCGTCTTAACTCTGGGATGGATAGGAAGCATGGTTCAGTCCAATTCCATATCATCAGCTTTAAATGAAGCCTTCGGCATACCTCTAATCGTAAGCGGAGTTATAATTGCGACCTTGGCAGGATTTATTTATATAGGCGGAATAAAGAGAATAGGAAGTTTTGCGGAAAAAGTTGTGCCCGTAATGGCTGTGCTTTATATTATCGGCTCAATAATAGTTCTGTTTAAATTCAACCATATGATAATTCCGGTATTCACCGCTATCTTTGAAGCTGCTTTTTCAAGCAAGGCGGTCCTGGGCGGAGCTGTGGGAGTATCCATTAAAACCGCCATAAGATACGGCGTTGCCAGAGGACTTTTCTCCAACGAAGCAGGTATGGGTTCCACTCCCAACTCACATGCCGTTGCAAATGTAGAGCATCCCGTCGTTCAAGGTTGTGTTGCAATGGTTGGAGTTTTCATCGATACTATATTGATTTGTACGGCTACAGCGGTGGTAATACTTGCAACGGGCGCAAATAACAGCGGAAAGGAAGGCGTAATGATCACCATGGAAGGTTTCAACATAGCCTTCGGTGACATCGGCTCGAAATTCTTGGCGATAGCTCTTGTTTTCTTTGCCTTCACTACAATTGTCGGATGGTACTACTTCGGTGAAACAAATGCCAAGTTTTTGACCAAGTCTAAAACCGCAATCAGAATTTACCAAGTATTGGCTGTTTTATTCATAGTTCTCGGTTCACTGCAAAAGGTTGAATTCGTATGGCAACTTACTGATCTGTTCACGGGACTTCTGGTAATACCCAACGTCATCGGGCTTTTAATATTGTTAAAGGAAGTCAAGGAGCTTTATAACGACTTCGACAGACAAATGGATACCACAGGCACTTTGAAGTACAATTACAAAGATTAA
- a CDS encoding Methylated-DNA-[protein]-cysteine S-methyltransferase (The major mutagenic and carcinogenic effect of methylating agents in DNA is the formation of O6-alkylguanine. The repair of DNA containing O6-alkylated guanine is carried out by the enzyme 6-O-methylguanine-DNA methyltransferase (methylated-DNA-protein-cysteine methyltransferase) (MGMT); High confidence in function and specificity): MKYYYKYKSPLGKMIMISDGDFLEELAFEDEKYSSPVENGDYTEKNLDVFHSTSKWLDVYFCGQDPGFTPEINPRGSNFRKAVWKLLLKIPYGETSTYKKIAEEIIHINNIKSMSYQAVGGAVAHNPISIIIPCHRVVGTSGNLTGYAGGIDKKISLLKLEKVNMDNFFHNK, from the coding sequence ATGAAATACTACTATAAATATAAATCCCCCTTGGGAAAAATGATCATGATAAGCGATGGAGATTTTTTAGAAGAGTTGGCTTTTGAAGATGAAAAATATTCAAGTCCTGTAGAAAATGGAGATTATACGGAAAAAAATCTGGATGTTTTCCATTCGACTTCAAAATGGCTGGATGTGTATTTTTGCGGTCAAGATCCGGGGTTTACTCCTGAGATCAACCCCCGAGGCTCAAATTTCAGAAAGGCTGTTTGGAAACTTCTGCTCAAAATACCCTACGGAGAAACCAGTACCTATAAAAAAATTGCCGAAGAAATTATTCACATTAATAACATAAAAAGCATGTCCTATCAGGCAGTGGGCGGAGCAGTGGCGCATAATCCCATATCGATTATAATTCCTTGTCATAGAGTGGTGGGCACATCGGGAAACTTGACGGGATATGCAGGAGGTATTGATAAAAAAATCTCCCTTTTAAAACTTGAGAAGGTAAATATGGACAATTTTTTCCATAATAAATAA
- a CDS encoding gamma-glutamyltransferase (Gamma-glutamyltranspeptidase (GGT) catalyzes the transfer of the gamma-glutamyl moiety of glutathione to an acceptor that may be an amino acid, a peptide or water (forming glutamate). GGT plays a key role in the gamma-glutamyl cycle, a pathway for the synthesis and degradation of glutathione and drug and xenobiotic detoxification; High confidence in function and specificity) — protein MKLNYADYPYKSRRTAVFGQRGMVASSNSHATLSGIEILKSGGNCVDAAIAMAMVHVVVEPTSNGLGSDAFAILSVDDQLYGINASGYAPKNLTIKYLKDRGYKTIPTFGPLSADVPGAVAGWVELHRKFGKLPFEKIAQPAIKYAEEGFVLTPTIGLLWEREVEKYSKFKDDTAFDGFFRTFTQGGKAPETGTIIKLPHHGETLKEIAKTYGESFYRGELAEKIVKYLKSKGGVMEKSDLENYKAEWVDPISVNYKGYDIWELPPNGQGMVVLMALEMIKGMNLEGVDKSLQAHYQIEALKSAFADAEKYIGEPSRMKPTFKELLGEKYLEGRRREISDVAVIPKAGMLKGSSTIYLTCADDEGNMISFIQSNYKGFGSGVVVEGTGIALNDRACDFSFDESSPNTLIGGTRPYHTIIPGFLTKKGKALGSFGVMGAYMQPQGHLQILLRMIDEGFNPQAALDAPRWQWIDGKTLEIEEEYERKTVEELKKRGHDIKIVRDRTKMGRGQIILKQKGIYVGGTEPRTDGCVLGM, from the coding sequence TTGAAATTAAATTATGCCGATTATCCCTATAAAAGCAGAAGGACTGCTGTCTTCGGACAAAGAGGCATGGTCGCCAGCTCTAATTCCCATGCAACCTTAAGCGGGATTGAAATTTTAAAATCAGGAGGTAATTGTGTAGATGCCGCCATAGCCATGGCAATGGTCCATGTAGTCGTGGAGCCTACATCCAACGGACTGGGCTCCGATGCCTTTGCAATCCTGTCAGTTGATGATCAGCTTTACGGAATAAATGCCAGCGGATATGCTCCGAAAAATTTGACCATAAAATATCTGAAGGACAGAGGATATAAGACAATCCCCACCTTCGGTCCGCTTTCCGCAGATGTGCCGGGAGCAGTTGCGGGATGGGTGGAACTTCACAGGAAATTCGGGAAACTTCCCTTTGAAAAAATCGCTCAGCCGGCGATAAAATATGCCGAAGAAGGTTTTGTTCTTACGCCCACCATAGGTTTGCTATGGGAGAGAGAAGTGGAGAAATACAGCAAATTCAAAGATGACACAGCCTTTGACGGGTTTTTCAGAACATTCACACAAGGCGGCAAGGCACCTGAGACAGGCACAATTATAAAACTGCCTCATCACGGAGAAACTCTCAAGGAAATTGCAAAAACCTATGGAGAAAGCTTTTACAGAGGAGAACTTGCTGAAAAAATAGTGAAGTATTTAAAAAGTAAAGGCGGTGTAATGGAAAAATCCGATCTGGAAAATTATAAGGCGGAGTGGGTGGATCCCATTTCCGTAAACTATAAAGGATACGATATTTGGGAATTGCCTCCCAACGGACAAGGAATGGTAGTTCTGATGGCATTGGAGATGATAAAGGGAATGAATCTTGAGGGAGTTGACAAATCCCTTCAAGCTCACTATCAAATAGAAGCCTTGAAAAGCGCCTTTGCAGATGCTGAAAAATACATTGGGGAACCGTCAAGAATGAAACCGACCTTTAAAGAGCTTTTAGGCGAGAAATACCTCGAAGGAAGAAGACGGGAAATTTCAGATGTGGCTGTAATTCCAAAGGCGGGAATGCTCAAGGGAAGTTCTACAATTTACTTGACTTGCGCCGATGATGAAGGAAATATGATTTCCTTTATACAATCAAATTACAAAGGATTCGGAAGCGGAGTAGTTGTGGAAGGCACAGGAATAGCTTTAAATGACAGAGCCTGTGATTTCAGCTTTGATGAAAGCAGTCCAAATACCTTAATTGGAGGAACAAGACCGTACCATACGATAATTCCGGGATTTTTGACAAAGAAGGGAAAAGCTTTGGGTAGCTTCGGCGTAATGGGAGCATACATGCAACCTCAAGGACATCTTCAAATTCTTTTGAGAATGATCGATGAAGGATTTAATCCTCAAGCAGCCCTTGATGCACCAAGATGGCAGTGGATTGACGGAAAAACCCTGGAGATTGAAGAGGAATACGAAAGAAAAACAGTTGAAGAATTAAAGAAAAGAGGCCATGACATAAAAATTGTAAGAGACAGGACAAAAATGGGTCGAGGACAGATAATATTAAAACAAAAGGGGATATATGTGGGAGGTACGGAACCGAGAACCGACGGTTGTGTACTTGGAATGTAA